From Corticium candelabrum chromosome 9, ooCorCand1.1, whole genome shotgun sequence:
CAGCTAGTGTGACTACCCTACCACTGAACCTTTCGGCCTATCATTTGTCAAAAATCAGTTTGTCTGAAACGTCTCAATTATGCAAgattctattaattaaagtagctGGCCATCTAAGCAAAATGGTCAAAACCTAAAATCAATTGGACAAATGGTGCACTGACTGACCTCGTAGAATGCAGTTGCTAACTACAAAAGCTATATGGAGGTCAGCAGACTCGTTTGTGTACAAGTGCATACAGACATgcataagcaaacaaacaaatacaaacacactctACCACACACAGTCACCATACTGGATAAAGACAGatactgtgtgtatgtctaatGGCCACAAGATTGGCACCATTTCAATTTGAGCTATACATCCAATTAAATGACCTCGTAGATAGCTCCAGACGAATACACAATTTTACCTAAAACACAGCAAAGTTTTAGTTAAGTGAACAGACTGTAGAAAGCTGATATGGACAGAAGAAATGAATGAAGCATTCACGGTATTGAAAGATATCACCTTCTCCACTCATGGAATCATTGACCCATTCTCCACTGTACGTTGTGCCATCAGAGGAAAAATACACGCCCCTCCCGTGCCGTTCAATCACTCCGTTAAGTGACAATCTGTAATTTCCTTCATATTTGTCGCCATTTGGGAACACATAAACGCCACTTTCTACTGTCTCGGCCACTGTAACGAtcgagtcacgtgaccacagtGCTTTCTGAAAGACAAGTAGTAGGTCTAACCGTTAACTTCCTTTGCACTAGATTTCTTGCCTTGAACAAAACAACTATGTATTACAATCAATCGAAATACACCAGGAAACGGCGACAAACCTGCCATCTCTCGTTACCGGAGCAACTGCTAAAAGTCGCGCGCGTTAGTGGTCGGTGCATGGCGTTCGCGAGGGCATGTCACGTGTGACGTTTTGCCTCttaaacatccgggaatgacgaaagcgCGGCGAGACTGGTCGACGAGTCTATGCTAGACTAAATGGTGCCACAGAAGCTGGTCTTGGGCACCagacaagcaaa
This genomic window contains:
- the LOC134183955 gene encoding MORN repeat-containing protein 2-like, which encodes MAGKKSSAKEVNVAETVESGVYVFPNGDKYEGNYRLSLNGVIERHGRGVYFSSDGTTYSGEWVNDSMSGEGKIVYSSGAIYEGGLFNNCYNGHGRYSWPNGSSLTANFKDIKLDGHGEFIDTTGKVWKGLFNGRHAPGLRVKQS